Within the bacterium genome, the region TCGTCTCTAAACCTGCTGTGAAACGATTCTATGTATCCGTTTTCCCATGGGCTTCCCGGTTCAATAAATAACGTTTTCACTCCGAGATTTTTTAGCCAGTTCAGCATAATTGTTGCCGTAAATTCGGAGCCGTTATCCGACCGTATATATTCCGGTATTCCTTTCCTGATAAATAATTCCGTTAATACTTCCTGCACGTCTTCTGTCTTTAGATTCCTTTCGACTTTTATAGCCAAACTTTCTCTTGTGTATTCATCTATTATCGTCAGCATTTTTATTGTCCGTTGGTCCGACGTCTGCGCCATGATAAAATCGTAACTCCACACGTGATTCGCTCTCTCCGGTCTTAACCGCACGCACGACCCGTCGTTTAGCCATAATCTCTTTCGCTTTGACTGTTTCCTCGGCACTTTCAATCCTTCCTGCCGCCATATTCGCTCTACTCTCTTGTGATTTATTATTATGCCTTCTGCCCTCAATAACGCCGTTATTCTCCGGTATCCGTACCGTCCGTACTGGCACGCTAATTCTATTATCCTTGCTTTTAATTCCTGCTCGTCTGTTTTAATCTTCATTTTATATCTCTGCGTCGCTCGAACCTGCCCCAATGCTTTACATATTCGCCGCTCGCTCCAATCATACTCGGTCGCTATGTCCTCAATTATTTTTCGTCGTTTCGGCACACTTAAATGTTTTTTTTATTGTATTCCTGCAATATATTCTTGTCTAACGACAATTCGGCTACTAATTGTTTCAGACGGGCGTTTTCTGTCTCCAGTTCCTTTAATCTGCGGGCTTGATTTACTTTTAATCCGCCATACTCTTTCTTCCATTTGTAATACGACTGATTTGATATTTC harbors:
- a CDS encoding IS3 family transposase (programmed frameshift): MSFKRHTVEQIISKLRQAEVELSQGKTIEEVCRSLEISNQSYYKWKKEYGGLKVNQARRLKELETENARLKQLVAELSLDKNILQEYNKKKHLSVPKRRKIIEDIATEYDWSERRICKALGQVRATQRYKMKIKTDEQELKARIIELACQYGRYGYRRITALLRAEGIIINHKRVERIWRQEGLKVPRKQSKRKRLWLNDGSCVRLRPERANHVWSYDFIMAQTSDQRTIKMLTIIDEYTRESLAIKVERNLKTEDVQEVLTELFIRKGIPEYIRSDNGSEFTATIMLNWLKNLGVKTLFIEPGSPWENGYIESFHSRFRDECLNREIFDTLWEAKVVVENWRKEYNTVRPHSSLGYNPPAPVTYEPVFSNNSGRLNLCSTSH